From Rhodoferax sp. AJA081-3, the proteins below share one genomic window:
- a CDS encoding sodium:solute symporter family protein, translating into MLLTLVIVYLLITIAIGLYAAKRVKNTADFAIAGRNLPLIMIVTTTFATWFGSETVLGIPAKFVNTGLNGVVEDPFGAGTCLILVGIFFAAKLYKMNLLTISDYYRERFGRTVEVLCSLIIMLSYLGWVSAQVTALGLVFNLLSGGAISIPMGMTIGVVSILAYTLFGGMWSVAVTDFIQMIILVGGLAIIAVFAGNMAGGADKVVSLAMSKDLFKFLPEPSFKDIVFFLAAAMTMMLGSIPQQDVFQRVMSANSSSAATKGPVIGGVCYILFAFVPMFLVTSALIIMPEKAALLLQEDPQKVLPALVMEKMPFVMQVLFFGALLSAIKSTASATLLAPSVTFVENIWRQFMPRISDKQELRTMRITVLIFSAAVLIYAINAQGTPIYEMVSGAYQVTLVGAFIPLVFGLYWKRATTQGALFSIVLGLLTWVLFLATPAGAEFPAQLAGVLAAFLGMLVGSLGPQAIKNVHAGHHKLPGLHG; encoded by the coding sequence GTGCTGTTGACCCTGGTCATCGTCTACTTGCTGATCACCATCGCCATTGGTCTCTATGCGGCCAAACGTGTCAAGAACACGGCGGACTTTGCCATTGCGGGCCGCAATTTGCCCCTGATCATGATCGTCACCACCACGTTTGCCACCTGGTTCGGGTCGGAAACCGTGTTGGGCATCCCAGCCAAGTTTGTCAACACCGGGCTCAATGGTGTGGTCGAAGACCCGTTTGGAGCCGGGACCTGCCTGATCCTTGTCGGCATCTTCTTTGCGGCCAAGCTCTACAAGATGAATCTGCTGACCATCAGCGACTACTACCGCGAGCGTTTTGGCCGCACGGTGGAAGTGTTGTGCTCCTTGATCATCATGTTGAGTTACCTGGGGTGGGTGTCTGCACAGGTGACCGCACTGGGCCTGGTGTTCAACCTGCTGTCTGGCGGCGCCATCAGCATTCCTATGGGCATGACGATTGGTGTGGTGTCCATCCTGGCCTACACCCTGTTTGGTGGCATGTGGTCGGTAGCAGTGACCGACTTCATCCAAATGATTATTCTGGTGGGTGGCCTGGCGATCATTGCGGTGTTTGCCGGCAACATGGCTGGCGGTGCAGACAAGGTGGTGTCGCTGGCTATGAGCAAAGACCTGTTCAAGTTTTTGCCAGAACCCTCGTTCAAGGACATTGTGTTTTTCCTCGCCGCTGCCATGACCATGATGCTGGGCTCCATTCCCCAGCAAGACGTCTTCCAGCGTGTGATGTCAGCCAACAGCAGCAGCGCCGCAACCAAGGGGCCAGTCATTGGTGGTGTGTGTTACATCCTGTTTGCCTTTGTGCCCATGTTCCTGGTGACCAGTGCGCTGATCATCATGCCGGAAAAAGCCGCGCTATTGCTGCAGGAAGACCCGCAGAAAGTATTGCCCGCCCTGGTCATGGAAAAAATGCCCTTTGTGATGCAGGTGCTGTTTTTTGGCGCGTTGTTGTCCGCCATCAAGTCCACCGCCTCTGCCACCCTGCTGGCACCCAGCGTCACCTTTGTCGAGAACATCTGGCGCCAGTTCATGCCCCGCATCAGTGACAAGCAAGAACTGCGCACCATGCGTATCACGGTGCTGATTTTCAGCGCAGCCGTGCTCATCTATGCCATCAATGCACAGGGCACACCCATTTACGAAATGGTTTCTGGTGCTTACCAAGTCACCTTGGTGGGCGCATTTATCCCGCTGGTGTTTGGCCTGTACTGGAAACGCGCCACCACCCAGGGCGCACTGTTCTCTATCGTGCTGGGCTTGTTGACCTGGGTACTGTTCCTTGCCACACCGGCTGGCGCTGAGTTTCCGGCACAGCTGGCGGGGGTACTCGCCGCGTTCCTGGGCATGCTGGTCGGGTCGCTGGGCCCCCAGGCTATCAAAAACGTACACGCAGGCCACCACAAGCTGCCAGGTCTGCACGGGTGA
- a CDS encoding DMT family transporter, protein MQPNSRWLAYGSLALSMALVGSYVALSKPLVAALSVFLLAWLRFGIGGVAMLGWLKRAPHEAPMDSTTKRLLFLESLVGNFLFSIAMLFGVSMTTAVSAGVIMSTIPAVVALMSWAFLKERIGLRVWAAIVCGVLGITVLALSKGELNSEQSRRLGGDLTNNTMLWGNILVFVAVVCEAAYAVIGKKLTGSVSPKRIAALINVWGLVLMTPMGLYAAWHFEFSAVTPSLWLLLVFYALAASVWTVWLWMTGLQTVPAARAGVFTVMLPISAALVGVFVLGETLSGMQLVAFGIALLGVVLATLPSGRTVTPAP, encoded by the coding sequence ATGCAGCCCAACAGCCGCTGGCTGGCCTATGGCAGTCTGGCCTTGAGCATGGCCCTGGTTGGCAGCTATGTCGCCCTGTCCAAACCCTTGGTCGCAGCGTTGTCTGTATTCCTGCTCGCCTGGCTGCGTTTTGGCATTGGCGGCGTGGCCATGCTGGGCTGGTTGAAGCGGGCGCCGCATGAGGCGCCCATGGACAGCACAACCAAACGCCTGCTGTTCCTCGAATCACTGGTGGGCAACTTCCTGTTCTCGATCGCCATGCTGTTTGGCGTCAGCATGACCACGGCTGTTTCGGCGGGTGTGATCATGTCCACCATACCGGCGGTCGTCGCGCTGATGAGCTGGGCCTTCCTGAAAGAGCGCATCGGTCTGCGGGTGTGGGCCGCCATTGTCTGCGGTGTGTTGGGTATTACCGTGCTGGCGCTATCAAAAGGAGAGCTAAACAGCGAGCAATCTCGGAGGCTAGGTGGCGATTTGACCAACAACACCATGCTGTGGGGCAATATTCTGGTGTTTGTCGCCGTGGTGTGCGAGGCGGCCTACGCCGTCATCGGCAAGAAGCTGACCGGCAGCGTGTCACCCAAACGCATTGCTGCGTTGATCAATGTGTGGGGGCTGGTTTTGATGACACCCATGGGGTTGTACGCGGCCTGGCATTTTGAGTTTTCTGCCGTCACACCCTCGCTGTGGCTGCTGCTGGTGTTTTACGCACTGGCGGCCAGCGTGTGGACGGTGTGGCTGTGGATGACGGGCCTGCAGACGGTGCCCGCCGCCCGCGCCGGAGTGTTTACCGTCATGCTGCCCATATCCGCCGCACTGGTCGGCGTATTCGTTTTGGGTGAAACGCTGAGCGGCATGCAGTTGGTGGCCTTTGGCATAGCGCTGCTGGGTGTGGTGCTGGCAACGCTGCCCTCGGGTCGAACCGTTACACCAGCGCCTTAG
- the rraA gene encoding ribonuclease E activity regulator RraA — MAIAIALTFATCDLCDAHKGDSTGDFRVLPPVFRDFGGVQKFAGPVVTVKCFEDNTLVKAAVDSPGYLETPQGRVAKVLVVDGGGSLRKALLGGNLGAAAARNGWAGVVIDGCVRDTAELATQAVGIRALASMPMPTEKRQQGQADVAVQVQGVWVRPGDWLYADEDGIVVAAKALV, encoded by the coding sequence ATGGCGATTGCAATTGCATTGACGTTTGCGACCTGTGATCTGTGTGATGCCCACAAGGGTGATTCCACTGGTGATTTTCGTGTTTTGCCGCCGGTGTTTCGGGACTTTGGTGGCGTGCAAAAGTTCGCAGGCCCGGTGGTCACCGTGAAGTGTTTTGAGGACAACACCTTGGTCAAGGCCGCGGTGGATTCACCGGGCTACCTGGAGACGCCGCAGGGCCGTGTGGCCAAGGTTCTGGTAGTGGACGGGGGTGGGTCATTGCGCAAGGCACTGCTGGGGGGCAACCTGGGCGCAGCAGCGGCGCGCAATGGCTGGGCCGGTGTGGTGATCGATGGCTGTGTGCGCGACACCGCAGAGCTGGCCACGCAGGCGGTGGGCATACGGGCACTGGCCAGCATGCCCATGCCTACGGAGAAGCGGCAACAAGGTCAGGCGGATGTGGCCGTGCAAGTGCAGGGTGTATGGGTGCGACCCGGTGACTGGCTGTATGCCGATGAAGACGGCATCGTGGTGGCCGCTAAGGCGCTGGTGTAA
- a CDS encoding SWIB/MDM2 domain-containing protein, which yields MATAKKAPAKKAAPAKKAAAPAKKAAPAKKAAAPAKKVAAKAPAKKAAPAKKAAPAKKAAAKAPAKKRTVNAAFMKALTPSAALAAIVGANPLPRTEVVSKLWAYIKKNKLQDAVNKRMINADAKLKEIFGKMQVSMFEMAGLIGKHLK from the coding sequence ATGGCAACTGCAAAGAAAGCTCCGGCAAAAAAAGCGGCACCTGCTAAGAAGGCAGCCGCTCCGGCAAAGAAGGCAGCTCCTGCTAAAAAAGCAGCCGCTCCCGCCAAGAAAGTAGCCGCCAAGGCCCCAGCCAAGAAGGCAGCTCCCGCCAAGAAAGCGGCTCCAGCTAAAAAGGCCGCCGCCAAGGCTCCAGCGAAAAAGCGCACCGTGAATGCTGCATTCATGAAGGCTTTGACACCTAGCGCCGCATTGGCCGCTATCGTGGGCGCAAACCCACTGCCACGCACTGAAGTGGTGAGCAAGCTGTGGGCTTACATCAAGAAGAACAAGCTGCAAGACGCAGTCAACAAGCGCATGATCAATGCGGATGCCAAGCTCAAAGAAATCTTCGGCAAGATGCAAGTCTCGATGTTCGAGATGGCTGGCCTGATTGGCAAGCACCTCAAATAA
- a CDS encoding ABC transporter permease subunit, producing the protein MLRFLFTRLSLIIPTFFGMTLVAFFLIRLVPGDPIETLAGERGIDAERHAVLLKEYGLDQPVITQYGIYIAKVLQGDLGKSVITQTPVLTEFAALFPATIELALCAIVFALLIGIPAGIIAAIKRNTILDHGVMGVSLTGYSMPIFWWGLLLILFFSVQLDLTPVSGRIAVQHFIEPVTGFLLIDTWLANDKAAFWSSVKHLILPTIVLGTNPLAVIARMTRSAMLEVLGEDYIRTARAKGLPSFRIVAVHALRNALIPVVTVIGLQVGVLFTGAILTETIFSWPGVGKWLIEAISRRDYPVLQGGMLLLGALVMAVNLLVDVTYGIINPRIRHQK; encoded by the coding sequence ATGCTGCGCTTTTTGTTCACGCGCTTGAGCCTGATCATCCCGACTTTTTTCGGCATGACCCTGGTGGCATTTTTCCTGATTCGCCTGGTACCCGGCGACCCCATTGAAACCTTGGCGGGTGAACGCGGCATTGACGCCGAACGCCATGCGGTTTTACTGAAGGAGTACGGGCTGGACCAGCCGGTCATCACGCAGTACGGCATCTACATCGCCAAGGTGTTGCAGGGTGATCTTGGCAAGTCCGTTATCACCCAAACGCCAGTACTCACCGAATTTGCGGCCTTGTTCCCCGCCACCATCGAACTGGCGCTGTGTGCGATTGTGTTTGCGCTCTTGATCGGCATACCCGCCGGCATCATTGCCGCCATCAAACGCAACACCATCCTGGACCATGGGGTGATGGGTGTATCACTAACCGGTTACTCCATGCCCATCTTCTGGTGGGGCCTGCTGCTGATTTTGTTCTTCTCGGTGCAGTTGGACCTGACACCGGTCTCGGGCCGCATTGCGGTGCAACACTTCATCGAACCCGTCACCGGTTTTCTGCTCATCGACACCTGGCTGGCCAACGACAAGGCGGCATTCTGGTCGTCGGTCAAGCATCTGATTCTGCCGACCATCGTCTTGGGCACCAACCCGCTGGCCGTGATTGCACGCATGACACGCTCTGCCATGCTGGAGGTCTTGGGCGAAGACTACATTCGCACGGCACGCGCCAAGGGCCTGCCCAGCTTTCGCATCGTGGCGGTACACGCGCTGCGCAATGCGCTGATCCCGGTCGTCACCGTGATTGGACTGCAGGTGGGGGTGTTGTTCACCGGCGCCATCCTGACCGAAACCATCTTCTCGTGGCCCGGTGTGGGCAAGTGGCTGATCGAAGCCATCAGCCGGCGTGACTACCCCGTGTTGCAAGGCGGCATGTTATTGCTGGGCGCCCTGGTCATGGCCGTCAATCTGCTGGTGGACGTGACCTACGGCATCATCAACCCCCGCATCCGCCACCAAAAATGA
- a CDS encoding ABC transporter permease subunit, whose amino-acid sequence MTTSHAVGAPLHPFKEFWSYFRANRGAVGGLLVVVGVLLLAAFAPWVAPYPPDLTDNTVFLVPPAWQTGGSSAHWLGTDAIGRDILSRLIHGARLSLAIGIAVVALSVVLGTTLGLLAGYFRGVFEIAVMRTMDIILTLPSLLLAIVIVAILGPGLMNAMLAVSVVVLPHYVRITRAAVIAEMSRDYVTAVRMGGAGHGRIMFSEVLPNCTAPLIVQASLGISTAILDAAALGFLGLGAQPPSPEWGTMLADAREFVLRAWWVVTFPGLAILITVLAFNLLGDGLRDALDPKLKR is encoded by the coding sequence ATGACAACGTCACACGCTGTGGGTGCCCCGCTGCACCCCTTCAAAGAGTTCTGGAGCTACTTCCGCGCCAACCGCGGTGCCGTGGGTGGACTGCTGGTTGTGGTGGGCGTGCTGTTGCTGGCGGCTTTTGCCCCCTGGGTGGCACCCTACCCCCCCGATCTGACCGACAACACGGTGTTCCTGGTGCCACCGGCCTGGCAAACCGGGGGCTCGTCCGCCCACTGGCTGGGCACCGATGCCATTGGCCGTGACATTTTGTCGCGTCTGATCCATGGTGCGCGGCTGTCCCTGGCGATTGGTATTGCGGTTGTGGCGCTGTCCGTGGTGTTGGGCACCACACTGGGCCTGCTGGCGGGGTATTTCCGCGGTGTGTTTGAGATTGCGGTGATGCGCACCATGGACATCATCCTGACCCTGCCCAGCCTGCTGCTGGCCATTGTGATTGTGGCCATCCTAGGCCCTGGTTTGATGAACGCCATGCTGGCCGTCTCCGTCGTTGTGCTGCCCCACTATGTGCGCATCACCCGTGCAGCCGTCATCGCCGAGATGTCGCGCGACTACGTGACCGCGGTGCGCATGGGCGGCGCGGGGCATGGGCGCATCATGTTCAGCGAGGTGTTGCCCAACTGCACGGCACCACTCATCGTGCAAGCCTCTTTGGGCATCTCCACCGCCATACTGGATGCGGCCGCACTAGGCTTTCTGGGCCTGGGCGCACAACCGCCCTCACCCGAATGGGGCACCATGTTGGCTGATGCACGCGAGTTTGTGCTGCGTGCCTGGTGGGTCGTTACCTTCCCCGGGCTGGCCATACTGATCACCGTGTTGGCCTTTAATCTGCTGGGCGACGGCCTGCGTGATGCGCTAGACCCCAAGCTCAAACGCTGA
- a CDS encoding ABC transporter ATP-binding protein yields MALLEIENLSVEFPSHNGVMHAVDGVSLSLDAGDVLGIVGESGSGKSVTMMALMGLVAYPGRVKADKLRFDGHDLLTLSDRERRRLTGKDLAMIFQDPTTSLNPCFTVGFQLAETLKLHMGMTKAAARKRSIELLEQVGIPAPESRLGVYPHQLSGGMSQRVMIAMAIACNPKLLIADEPTTALDVTIQAQILDLLRSLQKDRGMALVLITHNMGVVSEMAQRIAVMYAGQIMEQRGADTLFTTPQHPYTEALMAALPERNDGHSRLATIPGMVPGLHDRPTGCLFAPRCSYANDSLCQTRPPLRAWQDGAVRCHYPLGDPDRALHAPKHAEVAA; encoded by the coding sequence ATGGCCCTGCTTGAAATTGAAAACCTGTCGGTGGAGTTCCCGTCACACAACGGCGTCATGCATGCGGTGGACGGTGTCAGTCTGTCGCTGGACGCTGGCGATGTGTTGGGCATTGTTGGTGAGTCCGGCTCCGGCAAAAGCGTCACCATGATGGCCCTAATGGGCCTGGTGGCCTACCCCGGCCGTGTCAAAGCCGACAAGCTGCGCTTTGATGGCCACGACCTGCTGACCCTGAGCGACCGCGAACGCCGCCGCCTGACAGGCAAAGATCTGGCCATGATTTTTCAGGACCCCACCACCAGCCTGAACCCGTGTTTTACCGTCGGCTTTCAGTTGGCCGAAACGCTCAAGCTACATATGGGCATGACCAAAGCCGCGGCCCGCAAACGCTCCATCGAACTGCTGGAGCAAGTAGGCATACCCGCACCCGAGAGCCGCCTGGGCGTCTACCCGCACCAACTCTCCGGCGGCATGAGCCAACGCGTGATGATTGCCATGGCCATTGCCTGCAACCCCAAGCTGCTGATCGCGGATGAGCCCACCACCGCGCTAGACGTGACCATCCAGGCGCAAATCTTGGACCTGCTGCGCAGCCTGCAAAAAGACCGCGGCATGGCCCTGGTGCTTATCACGCACAACATGGGCGTGGTCAGCGAAATGGCGCAACGCATTGCCGTGATGTATGCCGGCCAGATCATGGAGCAACGCGGTGCTGACACCTTGTTCACGACACCGCAGCACCCCTATACCGAAGCCCTGATGGCCGCCCTGCCTGAGCGAAACGACGGCCATTCACGCTTGGCCACCATCCCTGGCATGGTGCCGGGTTTGCATGACCGGCCCACGGGTTGCCTGTTTGCGCCCCGCTGCAGTTATGCAAATGACAGCCTGTGCCAGACCCGCCCTCCGCTGCGCGCCTGGCAAGACGGCGCTGTGCGCTGCCACTACCCGCTGGGTGACCCGGACCGCGCTTTGCACGCGCCCAAACATGCGGAGGTAGCAGCATGA
- a CDS encoding peptide ABC transporter ATP-binding protein has translation MSTAAVVTAQDLRCVYPISRGLFSKPDLLQAVGGVSFTVQAGKTLAIVGESGCGKSTLARMVTLIESPTGGSLQLGGVDVANASSDEKRTLRQKVQLVFQNPYGSLNPRKRIGQILEAPLEINTQLNAPQRAEKARAMLAMVGLRPEHYDRYPHMFSGGQRQRIAIARALMLNPSLVVADEPVSALDVSIQAQVLNLLADLQRDLGLAYLFISHDLGVVRHIAHDVLVMYLGHTVEHGEKNAIFSRPLHPYTQALLGSTPGLAGSGPAAQRTVLKGELPSPLHPPVGCVFSTRCPHATAQCRSERPALQELHGRLVACFEASRLAAI, from the coding sequence ATGAGCACAGCGGCCGTGGTTACGGCCCAAGACCTGCGCTGCGTCTACCCCATCAGCCGGGGCCTGTTCAGCAAGCCCGACCTGCTGCAAGCAGTGGGTGGCGTGTCGTTCACCGTGCAGGCTGGCAAGACACTGGCCATCGTTGGTGAATCCGGTTGCGGCAAATCGACTCTGGCGCGTATGGTGACCCTGATCGAATCGCCCACCGGCGGCAGCCTGCAGCTCGGCGGCGTGGATGTGGCTAACGCGTCCAGCGATGAAAAACGAACCCTGCGCCAGAAGGTGCAATTGGTGTTCCAGAACCCCTACGGCTCGCTGAACCCCCGCAAACGCATTGGCCAGATTCTGGAAGCACCGCTGGAGATCAACACACAGCTCAACGCCCCACAACGTGCCGAGAAAGCCCGTGCCATGCTGGCCATGGTGGGCCTGCGGCCAGAGCACTACGACCGCTACCCACACATGTTTTCCGGCGGCCAGCGCCAGCGTATTGCCATAGCGCGGGCCTTGATGCTCAACCCATCCCTGGTGGTGGCAGATGAACCGGTGTCGGCATTGGACGTGTCTATACAAGCCCAGGTGCTGAACCTGCTGGCCGACCTGCAGCGCGATCTGGGCCTGGCCTATCTGTTCATCTCACACGACCTGGGCGTGGTGCGCCACATCGCCCACGATGTGTTGGTCATGTACCTGGGCCACACGGTGGAGCATGGCGAGAAAAATGCCATCTTCAGCCGCCCCCTGCACCCCTACACCCAGGCACTGTTGGGCTCTACACCGGGCTTGGCCGGCAGCGGGCCTGCTGCCCAACGCACGGTGCTCAAAGGCGAGCTGCCGTCTCCGCTCCATCCGCCGGTGGGTTGTGTGTTTTCTACCCGCTGCCCCCATGCCACCGCGCAGTGCCGCAGCGAGCGGCCTGCGCTGCAAGAGCTGCATGGCCGCCTGGTCGCCTGTTTTGAAGCGTCGCGCCTGGCTGCAATATGA
- a CDS encoding ABC transporter substrate-binding protein encodes MTTSFPRTKLRASKVAMLCAVALPALMAMAPAAAKTLVYCSEGSPENFAPSINTTGTSFDATEQIYDNLVEFERGSTQIVPSLAEKWTVSKDGLEYTFHLRKGVKWHSNKNFKPSRDFNADDFLFTMNRQWVATDPYFKVTSSNHSYFDDMGMPKLLKSIDKVDDYTVKITLNKPEAPFLSNLAMQFAGIQSKEYAIAMLKAGTPEKIDQEPVGTGPFMLVQYQKDAIIRYKAFPQYWQGAAKIDDLIFSITPDASVRWAKLQKGECHVMPYPNPADLDAIRKDPNVTVLEQPGLNVGYLAYNTTKKPFDDVRVRKALNMAIDKKAIVSAVYLSTGIAATNPIPPTQWSYNKSIKDDAFDPAAAKKALAAAGYPNGFTTDLWAMPVQRPYNPNAKRIAELMQADLAKIGVKAEIKSFEWGEYRKRMQAGEHQMGMLGWTGDNGDPDNFLNTLLGCDSAKTNGSNVAKFCFKPFEDLVQKAKVVSKPAERTKLYEQAQVIFKEQAPWFTIAHAVQLKPVRKEVVDFKLSPFGRHTFYGVDMK; translated from the coding sequence ATGACCACTTCTTTCCCGCGCACCAAGCTGCGTGCCAGCAAAGTTGCCATGTTGTGCGCTGTGGCGCTGCCTGCTTTGATGGCCATGGCACCCGCGGCCGCCAAGACCCTGGTGTATTGCTCTGAGGGCAGCCCTGAGAACTTCGCACCCAGCATCAACACCACTGGCACCTCGTTTGATGCAACGGAACAGATATACGACAACCTGGTCGAGTTTGAACGTGGCAGCACACAAATCGTGCCCAGCCTGGCCGAAAAATGGACCGTGTCCAAAGACGGCCTGGAGTACACGTTTCATCTGCGCAAGGGCGTCAAGTGGCACTCCAATAAAAACTTCAAGCCTTCGCGCGATTTCAACGCCGATGACTTTCTGTTCACCATGAACCGACAGTGGGTTGCGACCGACCCCTACTTCAAAGTCACCAGCTCCAACCACTCCTACTTCGACGACATGGGCATGCCCAAACTGTTGAAGTCCATCGACAAGGTCGACGACTACACCGTCAAGATCACCCTGAACAAGCCCGAGGCGCCCTTCCTTTCCAACCTGGCCATGCAGTTCGCAGGCATCCAGTCCAAGGAATACGCCATTGCCATGCTGAAGGCCGGCACACCCGAAAAGATCGACCAGGAGCCAGTAGGTACCGGTCCCTTTATGCTGGTGCAGTACCAGAAGGACGCCATCATCCGTTACAAGGCCTTCCCGCAATACTGGCAAGGCGCTGCCAAGATTGACGACCTGATCTTCTCCATCACACCCGATGCGTCGGTGCGCTGGGCCAAGCTGCAAAAGGGCGAATGCCATGTCATGCCCTACCCCAACCCGGCTGACCTGGACGCCATCCGCAAGGACCCCAATGTGACCGTGCTGGAGCAACCCGGCCTGAACGTGGGTTATCTGGCATACAACACGACCAAGAAGCCGTTTGACGATGTGCGTGTGCGCAAGGCACTCAACATGGCCATCGACAAGAAGGCGATTGTGTCGGCCGTCTACCTGAGCACTGGCATTGCGGCGACCAACCCCATACCGCCCACACAATGGTCGTACAACAAGTCCATCAAGGACGATGCGTTTGACCCCGCAGCGGCCAAGAAAGCACTTGCCGCCGCCGGCTACCCCAACGGCTTCACGACCGATCTGTGGGCCATGCCCGTGCAACGCCCCTACAACCCCAATGCCAAGCGCATTGCCGAGCTGATGCAGGCCGACCTGGCCAAGATTGGCGTCAAGGCCGAAATCAAGAGCTTTGAATGGGGCGAATACCGCAAGCGCATGCAAGCCGGTGAACACCAGATGGGCATGCTGGGCTGGACCGGTGACAACGGAGACCCAGACAACTTCCTGAACACCTTGCTGGGCTGCGATTCGGCCAAGACCAACGGCTCCAACGTGGCCAAGTTCTGTTTCAAACCCTTTGAAGACCTGGTGCAAAAAGCCAAGGTAGTCTCCAAGCCCGCCGAGCGCACCAAGCTGTATGAGCAAGCCCAGGTGATCTTCAAGGAACAAGCCCCCTGGTTCACCATTGCCCACGCGGTGCAACTGAAACCCGTGCGCAAGGAAGTGGTTGACTTCAAGCTGAGCCCGTTTGGGCGGCACACGTTTTATGGGGTGGATATGAAGTGA
- a CDS encoding suppressor of fused domain protein — translation MRQLVGGNTSVTAYYDEANANKIHIFSSSNSDGIVAATVGLMEINQSDKPGVEIYSEIIMDQRGHDERISNVLSTIAFCVMKDCWNVAPGVVFHDVVRMYVPGTELPHVMFTAPFQWNTMSKLSLSAKTIYPLVAIPISEAEAKVAGANAGQDLEAIWVKQSTDVLDWGRKSAA, via the coding sequence ATGCGGCAACTCGTTGGCGGCAACACCTCAGTTACCGCGTACTACGATGAGGCGAACGCCAACAAAATTCACATCTTTTCAAGTTCGAATAGCGATGGAATAGTTGCCGCTACTGTTGGCTTAATGGAGATCAATCAGAGTGACAAGCCGGGTGTCGAGATCTACTCTGAAATCATCATGGATCAGAGAGGCCATGATGAAAGAATCTCAAACGTTCTCTCCACAATTGCCTTTTGTGTGATGAAGGACTGTTGGAACGTAGCGCCGGGGGTCGTTTTCCACGACGTAGTGAGGATGTACGTCCCTGGTACAGAGCTTCCTCACGTGATGTTCACTGCACCTTTTCAGTGGAACACCATGTCGAAGCTCTCTCTTTCCGCAAAGACAATCTATCCGTTAGTGGCAATCCCCATCTCTGAGGCGGAAGCCAAAGTCGCAGGAGCGAACGCAGGTCAGGACCTTGAAGCTATTTGGGTTAAGCAATCCACTGATGTATTAGATTGGGGCAGGAAAAGTGCCGCATAA
- a CDS encoding LacI family DNA-binding transcriptional regulator — MKPTAVRSRATGRITLADVAHAAGVSPITVSRALRGERAVDPELVARVQAAVAKLGYLPNPAARALASGVGSHVAVLIPMLSNALFVDLLEATQRTLRQGGYQTLIGVTHYDPAEEESLLREQLLHRPAGLIVTGLERNDATRNLIAQAGVPCVHVMEASGTAGVYCVGFSQMDAGEELTHHLLGRGHKRIAFAAAQLDPRTLQRLEGWRKALQTAGLYDTTLEWLNPAPSSISLGARMFEQIMGQQPAVDAIFFCNDDLAQGALLAALRLGIAVPQRVAVAGFNDLTGSDQMLPPLTTVRTPRAEIGTAAATMLLALMRDEDVASPCVDLGYELLVRGST; from the coding sequence ATGAAACCCACCGCCGTCCGTTCCCGTGCCACTGGCCGCATCACGCTGGCAGACGTGGCACATGCTGCTGGTGTCAGCCCCATCACCGTGTCACGTGCCCTGCGGGGTGAGCGCGCCGTAGACCCCGAGCTGGTAGCCCGTGTGCAGGCGGCAGTGGCCAAGCTGGGTTATTTGCCCAACCCCGCGGCACGCGCGCTGGCGTCTGGCGTGGGCTCACATGTGGCGGTGCTGATACCCATGTTGTCCAACGCCCTGTTTGTGGACCTGCTGGAAGCCACGCAACGCACGCTGCGCCAGGGTGGATACCAGACGCTGATTGGCGTCACACACTACGACCCGGCCGAAGAAGAGTCTCTGTTGCGCGAGCAACTGTTGCACCGGCCCGCAGGCCTGATCGTGACCGGGCTGGAGCGCAACGACGCTACCCGCAACCTCATTGCGCAGGCCGGCGTGCCCTGTGTGCATGTGATGGAAGCATCGGGCACGGCGGGTGTTTACTGCGTCGGTTTTTCGCAGATGGATGCGGGTGAAGAACTGACACACCATTTGCTGGGCCGCGGCCACAAACGCATCGCCTTTGCCGCAGCCCAACTGGACCCGCGCACCTTGCAACGACTGGAAGGCTGGCGCAAGGCTTTGCAGACCGCTGGCTTGTACGACACCACGCTGGAGTGGCTGAACCCAGCGCCGTCGTCTATCTCTTTGGGCGCGCGCATGTTCGAGCAGATCATGGGCCAGCAGCCGGCGGTCGATGCGATCTTTTTCTGCAATGACGATCTGGCCCAAGGCGCATTGCTGGCCGCGCTGCGCTTGGGTATTGCGGTGCCCCAGCGGGTGGCGGTAGCCGGGTTCAATGACCTGACCGGCAGCGACCAGATGCTGCCGCCGCTGACCACGGTGCGCACGCCGCGGGCCGAGATTGGTACTGCCGCCGCCACCATGCTGCTGGCACTGATGCGGGATGAAGATGTGGCGTCGCCCTGTGTGGACCTGGGTTACGAGTTGCTGGTGCGTGGCAGCACCTGA